One segment of Dolichospermum sp. DET69 DNA contains the following:
- a CDS encoding type II toxin-antitoxin system Phd/YefM family antitoxin, with product MIYLSATEVKQNFAEFLDQAQKEPVTIQGQEQDLVVVLSVVEYQKIKGLLKAEFQHFCDQVGKAAEAKDMTEEMLNEILK from the coding sequence ATGATTTATCTTTCTGCTACTGAAGTTAAACAAAATTTTGCCGAATTTTTAGATCAAGCTCAGAAAGAACCTGTTACTATTCAAGGTCAAGAGCAAGATTTAGTGGTTGTGCTGTCTGTTGTGGAATATCAAAAAATTAAGGGGTTATTAAAGGCAGAGTTTCAGCATTTTTGTGATCAAGTTGGGAAAGCTGCTGAAGCTAAAGATATGACTGAAGAAATGCTTAATGAGATTCTTAAATGA
- a CDS encoding radical SAM protein: MHLIMKLSKLCNLRCTYCYEYDELANKDRMSLEEIEFFFKNMAAYIIKQQKNFPLSLIFHGGEALLLPHNYLRAICQLRDKYFTNNGIDTRTTVQSNLFKISSKTLDLLEELEIHLGFSLDVFGEQRLDIAGKVSQDQVLDNLQILLDRKIPVGGISVLHALNVDKAVQTYQFYNELGIDYRILPIHSSREIVPARMSHLLLTYQQTINALKLVAKAQFNQISNITVQPLNEYFQAAVRYLVNSTIDIYNPYIHDWAWIVNTNGDVYPHGDAYLPEGLMGNIFQQTVSEIFQSLAFANVTNNRIQRGEVCRSCQFDRKCNQIAITEAIPSERVYDSAGILQCSIAKTMIEFMIDEIRNSPDSQSIFELYKSPVLVG; the protein is encoded by the coding sequence ATGCACCTAATTATGAAATTGAGCAAATTATGTAATTTAAGATGTACATATTGCTATGAATATGATGAACTAGCAAATAAAGATCGGATGTCTTTAGAGGAAATAGAGTTTTTTTTCAAAAATATGGCAGCTTATATAATTAAGCAACAAAAAAACTTTCCCTTATCTCTCATTTTTCATGGAGGTGAAGCACTTTTATTACCCCATAATTACCTTCGAGCAATTTGTCAACTCAGAGATAAATATTTTACTAATAATGGGATTGATACGAGAACTACTGTTCAGAGTAATTTATTTAAAATATCCTCTAAAACCTTAGATTTATTGGAAGAACTAGAAATACATCTAGGATTTTCCTTAGATGTATTTGGAGAACAGCGACTTGATATTGCTGGTAAAGTTTCTCAAGATCAGGTTTTAGATAATTTACAAATTTTATTAGATCGAAAAATTCCCGTTGGTGGAATTTCTGTTCTGCACGCGCTAAATGTAGATAAAGCAGTGCAAACTTATCAGTTTTATAATGAATTAGGAATAGATTATCGAATTTTACCTATTCATAGCAGTCGGGAAATTGTTCCTGCAAGAATGAGTCATTTATTATTAACTTATCAGCAAACAATTAATGCTTTGAAACTAGTTGCAAAAGCTCAATTTAACCAAATTTCTAATATTACTGTGCAACCACTTAATGAGTATTTTCAAGCAGCAGTGAGATATTTAGTCAACTCTACAATTGACATTTATAATCCCTACATTCATGATTGGGCTTGGATTGTGAATACTAATGGTGATGTTTATCCTCATGGTGATGCTTATTTACCAGAAGGTTTAATGGGTAATATTTTTCAACAAACAGTGAGCGAAATTTTTCAATCTCTGGCTTTTGCCAATGTTACCAATAATCGGATACAAAGAGGAGAAGTTTGTCGCAGTTGTCAATTTGATCGCAAGTGCAATCAGATTGCAATTACTGAAGCAATTCCTAGTGAGAGAGTTTACGATTCTGCGGGTATTTTGCAATGCTCAATTGCTAAAACGATGATTGAATTTATGATAGATGAAATCAGGAATTCACCTGATAGTCAATCAATATTTGAACTGTATAAATCACCAGTTTTGGTGGGATAA
- the rsmD gene encoding 16S rRNA (guanine(966)-N(2))-methyltransferase RsmD: protein MSLRIYGNRLLKTLPGEHTRPTSARVREALFNIWQGTIAGCRWLDLCAGSGSIGAEALCREASVVIGIEESSLACAIIQENWQQVAKPEQKFQLLRGNVTQQLKKLSGQKFDRIYFDPPYTSGLYEPVLEAIAQYQLLDSQGEIAVEHRYRNWQPSNISNWEICRQKSYGKTTLTFYQEQGTENRE, encoded by the coding sequence ATGAGTCTGAGAATTTACGGGAATCGTCTGCTTAAAACCTTACCAGGTGAACATACCAGACCTACCAGTGCGCGAGTACGGGAGGCATTATTTAATATTTGGCAGGGAACAATCGCTGGTTGTCGCTGGTTAGATTTGTGCGCCGGTAGTGGTTCTATTGGTGCGGAAGCTTTATGTCGGGAAGCCAGCGTTGTGATCGGTATTGAAGAATCAAGTCTTGCCTGTGCCATAATTCAAGAAAATTGGCAACAGGTAGCCAAGCCAGAACAGAAATTTCAGTTATTACGGGGAAACGTCACCCAACAGTTAAAAAAATTATCAGGTCAAAAATTTGACAGAATATATTTTGATCCACCTTATACTAGTGGATTATATGAACCAGTATTAGAAGCGATCGCTCAATATCAGCTTTTAGATTCCCAAGGAGAAATAGCCGTCGAACATCGTTACCGAAATTGGCAACCATCAAACATTTCCAACTGGGAAATCTGCCGTCAAAAAAGTTATGGTAAAACAACTTTGACATTTTATCAGGAACAGGGAACAGAGAACAGAGAATAG
- a CDS encoding DUF4351 domain-containing protein has protein sequence MTESIDHDRLFKELISTFFIEFIELFFPQVLTYLDTNSVTLLDKELFTDVTTGDKHEADLVAKVKFLGKPFYFLVHIEAESGAKSKFNKRLFNYFAKLHQKFDLPVYPIVIFSYDVPKKVAVNNYEINFPDLEVLKFNYQVVQLNRLNWRDFLNSQNPVASALMSKMNIEPADRPKVKAECLRLLVTLKLNPAKMQLISGFIDTYLRLNKIEEQTFEAEVSSFIPKEKEKVMQIVTTWMEQGIEQGIEQGIERGIERGIEREKNLIIRQINRKFGSIGMELETRIRSLNLEIIESLGEEIFDLDTIDDLQKWLEDV, from the coding sequence ATGACCGAAAGTATAGATCATGATCGCTTATTTAAAGAATTAATATCCACGTTTTTTATAGAATTTATAGAACTCTTCTTTCCCCAAGTTCTGACATATCTAGACACCAACTCAGTTACATTATTAGATAAAGAACTATTTACCGATGTGACAACAGGAGATAAACATGAAGCCGATTTAGTAGCTAAAGTAAAATTTTTAGGTAAACCTTTTTACTTTCTAGTTCATATTGAAGCAGAATCTGGTGCAAAATCAAAATTCAATAAAAGGCTATTTAACTACTTTGCTAAATTACACCAAAAATTTGACTTACCAGTATATCCTATCGTTATATTTTCTTATGATGTACCGAAAAAAGTAGCAGTTAATAACTATGAAATTAACTTTCCTGATTTAGAAGTGCTAAAATTTAATTATCAAGTAGTACAACTAAATCGTCTCAACTGGAGAGATTTTTTAAATAGTCAAAATCCAGTAGCATCTGCGTTAATGTCAAAAATGAACATAGAACCAGCAGATAGGCCAAAAGTAAAAGCAGAATGTTTAAGGTTATTAGTGACATTAAAACTAAACCCAGCAAAAATGCAATTGATATCAGGGTTTATTGACACATATTTGAGATTGAATAAAATAGAAGAACAGACATTTGAAGCCGAAGTAAGTTCATTTATACCAAAAGAAAAGGAAAAAGTTATGCAAATAGTTACTACTTGGATGGAACAAGGAATTGAACAAGGAATTGAACAAGGAATCGAAAGGGGAATTGAAAGAGGAATTGAAAGAGAAAAAAATTTAATTATCCGTCAAATTAATAGAAAATTTGGCAGCATTGGGATGGAATTAGAAACCAGAATTAGAAGTTTAAATTTAGAAATAATTGAATCTTTAGGAGAGGAAATATTCGATTTAGATACTATAGACGATTTGCAAAAGTGGTTAGAAGATGTATGA
- a CDS encoding RNA methyltransferase — MTENIDIKASCNNVIIVLVEPAGPLNVGSVARVMKNFGLSKLILVNPQCDRSSSDAIKMAVHGKDILESAVIVNTLPEALQGCVRAIATFGREYSGQKPLETPRMALPWLLAETQKPVALIFGREDRGLTNEELNYAHKLVFIPTNPEYPSLNLATAVSICCYELSQSTDLFIDKNIPASEVAPLDAMEAYYQQLESLLLSIGYLYPHTAASRMEKFRHLYNRAYLQTDEVGMLRGILRQVEWAINRQKPEKGDHS, encoded by the coding sequence ATGACAGAAAATATTGATATAAAAGCCAGTTGTAACAACGTAATTATAGTATTGGTAGAACCAGCCGGTCCATTGAATGTCGGTTCAGTGGCCAGAGTTATGAAAAATTTTGGCTTATCTAAATTAATATTAGTCAATCCTCAATGCGATCGCTCATCTTCTGATGCTATAAAAATGGCAGTTCATGGCAAAGACATTTTAGAATCTGCGGTCATAGTAAACACATTACCAGAAGCATTGCAGGGGTGTGTCCGGGCCATTGCTACCTTTGGCCGTGAATACAGTGGACAAAAACCCCTAGAAACACCCCGCATGGCTTTACCCTGGTTATTAGCAGAAACCCAAAAGCCCGTAGCTTTAATTTTTGGTAGGGAAGATAGAGGATTAACCAATGAAGAATTAAATTATGCCCACAAATTAGTTTTTATTCCCACCAATCCAGAATATCCATCTTTGAATTTAGCGACTGCGGTTTCTATTTGTTGTTATGAATTGTCACAATCTACGGATTTATTTATAGATAAAAATATACCTGCTTCAGAAGTTGCTCCTTTAGATGCTATGGAAGCTTATTATCAACAATTGGAATCTCTATTGCTTTCCATTGGTTATCTTTATCCCCATACCGCAGCTAGTCGCATGGAAAAGTTTCGCCACCTGTATAATCGGGCTTATTTACAAACTGATGAAGTAGGAATGTTACGAGGGATTTTACGGCAGGTAGAATGGGCAATTAATAGGCAAAAACCTGAAAAGGGTGATCATAGCTAG
- a CDS encoding cytochrome c — translation MDNQLIKPETLIQQIVIFAVAMLIATPLILFGIEMVKASDPYVKSVLSHQGNPVQGKAIFQINCAGCHGLEANGLVGPSLHEISKYKSRYGLIHQVTSGETPPMPKFQPSVQEMADLLSYLESL, via the coding sequence TTGGATAACCAGCTAATCAAACCTGAAACTCTGATTCAACAGATCGTTATCTTTGCCGTAGCGATGCTGATAGCCACGCCTTTAATCCTTTTTGGCATTGAGATGGTAAAAGCCTCTGATCCTTATGTCAAAAGTGTTCTCTCCCATCAGGGAAACCCTGTACAGGGAAAAGCTATTTTCCAAATTAACTGTGCTGGCTGTCATGGTTTAGAAGCAAACGGCCTAGTCGGTCCAAGCTTGCATGAAATCTCCAAATATAAATCCCGCTATGGGCTGATTCATCAAGTAACTAGCGGTGAAACTCCTCCCATGCCCAAATTCCAGCCCAGTGTCCAAGAAATGGCAGACCTTTTAAGCTACTTAGAAAGCCTGTAA
- the secA gene encoding preprotein translocase subunit SecA, whose amino-acid sequence MLKLLLGDPNARKLKKYQPYITEINLLEEDIKPLSDEQLKAKTVEFKQRLANGETLDDILPEAFAVVRESGRRVLGLRHFDVQLQGGIILHTGQIAEMKTGEGKTLVATLPSYLNALTGKGVHVITVNDYLARRDAEWMGQVHRFLGLSVGLIQSTMTPSERQKNYQCDITYVTNSEIGFDYLRDNMSTSMAEVVQRPFNFCVIDEVDSILVDEARTPLIISGQVERPTEKYLQAAEIAFALKNEEHYEVNEKDRNVLLTDEGFAESENQLGVTDLFDPEDPWAHFMFNAIKAKELFLKDVNYIVRNDEVVIVDEFTGRVLPGRRWSDGLHQAIEAKEHVEIQPETQTLATITYQNLFLLYPKLGGMTGTAKTEEVEFEKIYKREVTIIPTNQVRRREDLSDMVFKTEPGKWGAIAKECAEMHENGRPVLVGTTSVEKSELLSRLLKEMNIPHELLNARPENVEREAEIIAQAGRSGAVTIATNMAGRGTDIILGGNSEYMARLKLREYFMPRIVSPEDDEFGVQRASGLPMAGSGGGQGFVPGKKVKTWRASPEIFPTNLKKETEQLLKESVEVAVKAYGERSLSELDAEEKVAVAAEKAPTDDPVIQKLRSAYQQVKHEYEEFTTTEHDDVVGRGGLHVIGTERHESRRIDNQLRGRAGRQGDPGTTRFFLSLEDNLLRIFGGDRVAGLMNAFQVEEDMPIESGMLTRSLEGAQKKVETYYYDIRKQVFEYDEVMNNQRRAIYAERRRVLEGQDLKEQVIKYAEKTMDDIVDYYINPDLPSEEWELEKLVDKVKEFVYLLADMQSVQLEDMVMMEIKAFLHEQARIAYDMKEAQIDQIQPGLMRQAERFFILQRIDTLWREHLQQMDALRESVGLRGYGQKDPLIEYKSEGYELFLDMMVNIRRDVVYSLFMFQPQAQQTAEMV is encoded by the coding sequence ATGCTAAAACTTTTGTTGGGCGATCCCAACGCTCGTAAACTTAAAAAATACCAACCTTACATTACAGAAATTAACCTCTTAGAGGAAGACATTAAGCCACTGTCTGATGAACAGTTAAAAGCTAAAACCGTCGAGTTTAAACAAAGGTTAGCCAATGGCGAAACACTAGATGATATTTTACCTGAAGCCTTTGCTGTTGTTAGAGAATCAGGGCGGCGGGTGCTAGGGTTGCGGCACTTTGATGTTCAATTACAGGGTGGTATAATTCTGCATACTGGGCAAATTGCAGAAATGAAAACCGGTGAAGGGAAAACTTTAGTAGCTACTTTACCAAGTTATTTAAATGCCCTGACAGGTAAAGGTGTTCACGTAATTACCGTTAATGATTACCTGGCACGTCGGGACGCGGAATGGATGGGTCAGGTACATCGGTTCTTGGGGTTAAGTGTGGGGCTAATTCAGTCCACTATGACCCCCAGTGAACGCCAAAAAAACTATCAGTGTGATATTACCTATGTCACCAACAGCGAGATTGGCTTTGATTATCTCCGGGATAATATGTCTACTTCCATGGCTGAGGTGGTGCAACGTCCCTTTAATTTCTGTGTTATTGACGAGGTAGACTCGATTTTAGTTGATGAGGCACGGACTCCATTAATTATTTCTGGTCAGGTGGAAAGACCGACAGAAAAATACTTACAAGCAGCGGAAATTGCGTTTGCGCTCAAAAATGAGGAGCATTACGAAGTTAATGAGAAGGATCGTAACGTTCTTTTGACGGATGAGGGTTTTGCCGAATCGGAAAATCAGTTGGGTGTAACAGATTTATTTGACCCGGAAGACCCTTGGGCGCATTTTATGTTTAATGCGATTAAAGCCAAGGAATTGTTCCTCAAGGATGTGAATTATATTGTCCGCAATGATGAAGTTGTGATTGTGGATGAATTTACAGGTCGGGTATTACCTGGACGACGTTGGAGTGATGGTTTACACCAAGCTATTGAAGCCAAGGAACACGTAGAAATTCAGCCAGAAACCCAAACTTTGGCAACAATTACCTATCAAAACTTGTTTTTGCTTTATCCCAAGTTAGGGGGAATGACAGGAACTGCAAAAACGGAAGAGGTAGAGTTTGAGAAGATATACAAACGGGAAGTGACGATTATTCCCACTAATCAGGTTAGAAGACGGGAAGACTTGTCTGATATGGTGTTTAAGACTGAACCAGGTAAGTGGGGAGCGATCGCTAAAGAATGTGCCGAAATGCACGAAAATGGTAGACCTGTGTTAGTGGGTACAACTAGCGTCGAAAAATCTGAACTTCTTAGCCGACTCCTCAAGGAAATGAACATTCCCCACGAGTTACTGAACGCTAGACCAGAAAACGTGGAACGGGAAGCGGAAATTATTGCTCAAGCTGGACGCAGTGGTGCTGTAACTATCGCTACCAATATGGCAGGACGGGGTACAGATATCATTCTCGGTGGTAACTCTGAGTATATGGCGCGGTTAAAACTCCGGGAATATTTTATGCCCCGCATTGTTAGCCCTGAAGATGATGAATTTGGTGTACAACGGGCTTCTGGACTACCTATGGCTGGTAGTGGTGGTGGTCAAGGTTTTGTTCCTGGGAAAAAGGTAAAAACTTGGCGGGCTTCTCCAGAAATTTTCCCCACCAACTTAAAAAAAGAGACAGAACAGTTGTTGAAAGAATCCGTAGAAGTAGCTGTAAAGGCTTATGGTGAGCGGAGTTTATCAGAACTGGATGCAGAGGAAAAGGTAGCGGTAGCCGCAGAAAAAGCCCCTACTGATGACCCGGTAATTCAGAAATTGCGGTCAGCCTACCAGCAAGTTAAGCATGAATATGAAGAATTTACGACCACTGAACATGATGATGTGGTAGGTAGAGGTGGTTTGCACGTTATTGGTACAGAACGTCACGAATCACGACGGATTGACAACCAGTTGCGCGGACGGGCGGGCAGACAAGGCGACCCCGGAACGACAAGATTCTTCCTCAGTTTAGAGGATAACCTATTACGCATATTTGGGGGCGATCGCGTTGCGGGCTTGATGAATGCTTTCCAAGTGGAAGAAGATATGCCCATTGAGTCGGGGATGTTAACCCGCAGTTTGGAAGGCGCACAGAAGAAGGTAGAAACCTATTACTACGACATCCGTAAACAGGTGTTTGAGTATGACGAGGTGATGAATAACCAACGTCGGGCTATCTATGCAGAACGTCGCCGGGTGTTGGAAGGTCAAGACTTGAAGGAACAGGTAATTAAATACGCGGAAAAAACGATGGACGACATCGTTGATTATTACATTAACCCTGATTTACCTTCGGAAGAATGGGAGTTAGAAAAGTTGGTGGATAAGGTGAAGGAGTTTGTTTACCTGTTGGCTGATATGCAGTCTGTCCAGTTGGAGGACATGGTAATGATGGAGATTAAAGCTTTCCTCCATGAACAAGCGCGAATTGCCTACGATATGAAGGAAGCGCAAATTGACCAAATTCAACCGGGTTTAATGCGTCAAGCGGAACGGTTCTTTATTCTCCAACGCATAGATACTTTGTGGCGGGAACATTTGCAACAAATGGATGCTTTGCGTGAGTCGGTTGGTTTGCGTGGTTATGGTCAAAAGGACCCGCTGATTGAGTATAAGAGTGAGGGTTATGAGTTGTTCCTGGATATGATGGTGAATATCCGCCGTGATGTGGTTTATTCTCTGTTTATGTTCCAGCCTCAAGCGCAGCAAACTGCTGAGATGGTTTAA
- the petG gene encoding cytochrome b6-f complex subunit PetG: MVEPLLSGIVLGLVFVTLSGLFYAAYRQYKRPNELGG, translated from the coding sequence GTGGTTGAACCCCTACTATCTGGCATTGTGCTTGGTTTGGTTTTTGTAACTTTAAGCGGTTTATTCTACGCTGCCTATAGACAATACAAGCGTCCTAACGAACTAGGCGGCTGA
- the hisH gene encoding imidazole glycerol phosphate synthase subunit HisH, translated as MPVIAVVDYDMGNLHSVCKGLEKAGATPHVTYCSQELAKADAIVLPGVGAFDPAVQHLRARGLEKPIKDAIASGKPFLGICLGLQILFESSAEGTLPGLGIVPGKVRRFRSQPGMTIPHMGWNQLQLNQPKSLLWEHLPIDPWVYFVHSFYVEPTNPQIRAATVTHGDQTFTAAIAHENIMAVQFHPEKSSNVGLQILSNFVAQVREKVFA; from the coding sequence ATGCCAGTGATTGCAGTTGTTGATTACGATATGGGAAATTTGCACTCTGTCTGCAAAGGATTAGAAAAAGCTGGTGCAACTCCTCACGTTACTTATTGTTCTCAAGAGTTGGCAAAAGCAGATGCTATAGTTTTGCCAGGAGTGGGAGCATTTGATCCGGCTGTACAACATTTGCGAGCGCGTGGTTTGGAAAAACCTATTAAAGATGCGATTGCTTCTGGTAAACCTTTTTTGGGTATTTGTCTAGGATTACAAATTTTGTTTGAATCCAGCGCCGAAGGAACTTTACCAGGGTTAGGAATTGTGCCGGGAAAAGTCCGCCGTTTTCGTTCTCAACCGGGAATGACAATTCCCCACATGGGTTGGAATCAACTCCAACTCAACCAACCAAAAAGTCTTTTGTGGGAACATTTGCCTATCGATCCTTGGGTTTATTTTGTTCATTCCTTCTATGTTGAACCAACAAATCCCCAAATTCGGGCTGCAACTGTTACTCATGGTGATCAAACTTTTACGGCGGCGATCGCTCATGAAAATATCATGGCGGTTCAATTCCATCCTGAAAAATCATCAAATGTGGGGTTGCAAATTCTATCTAATTTTGTGGCTCAAGTCCGCGAAAAAGTTTTTGCTTAA
- a CDS encoding AbrB/MazE/SpoVT family DNA-binding domain-containing protein, with the protein MGKAIKTRIVKIGNSQGLRIPKTLLEQSGINSEVEIEVKGNHLIIRPVTQIRKGWEKAFTEMAEKQDDVLLDKINTTEWDKAEWQW; encoded by the coding sequence ATGGGTAAAGCAATTAAAACCCGAATAGTCAAAATCGGCAATTCTCAAGGTTTACGCATTCCCAAAACCCTATTAGAACAAAGCGGAATTAACTCAGAAGTAGAAATAGAAGTTAAAGGAAATCATCTGATTATTCGCCCAGTTACACAAATAAGAAAAGGTTGGGAAAAAGCATTTACAGAAATGGCAGAAAAACAAGATGATGTCCTATTAGATAAGATCAATACAACAGAATGGGATAAAGCTGAATGGCAATGGTAA
- a CDS encoding HlyC/CorC family transporter, whose amino-acid sequence MSAFSTLSWTDTGLRLCSVLVLIAINAFFVTAEFSMVTVRRTRIQQLVQAGDIRAIAVETLQRSIDRLLSTAQLGITLSSLALGWIGEGTIAVLVEKWLHSWPLPLRMNYLLAHSLSVPIAFFAIAYLQIVLGELCPKSVAMLYSEHLARLLGPSVKSIVRFFSPFIWVLNQSTHWLLRLFGVEYTGQSWRPPVTPEELQLIISTERESSGLENAERELLNNVFEFGDITAEDIMIPRTSIIGIPITASFHTLLEEIASTGHSRYPIIGESLDDIRGIVYFQDLAPPLALGKITPETEIQPWMRPPRFVPEQTLLSELLPMMQQEKPAMVMVVNEFGGTVGLVTIQDIIAEIIGHAGELDSSNDLLIQMVDQQTFLIQAQINLEEVNQVLHLNLPLTREYQTLGGFLLYQCQKIPNKGEIFNYDNLEFTVISVFGPRLHQIQIRVLDS is encoded by the coding sequence GTGAGTGCTTTTTCTACCTTAAGTTGGACAGATACGGGACTACGATTGTGTAGCGTGCTAGTGTTGATTGCTATCAATGCTTTTTTTGTGACGGCGGAGTTTTCAATGGTGACAGTGCGACGAACTCGGATCCAACAGTTAGTGCAAGCTGGGGATATTCGAGCGATCGCTGTGGAAACATTACAACGTAGTATTGATAGACTACTATCTACAGCCCAACTAGGTATCACCCTTTCTAGTTTGGCACTGGGTTGGATTGGAGAAGGGACAATTGCTGTATTAGTAGAAAAATGGCTGCATTCCTGGCCTTTACCGTTGAGAATGAATTACTTACTAGCTCATTCTTTATCAGTCCCTATTGCCTTTTTTGCCATTGCTTACTTACAAATTGTCTTAGGAGAATTGTGTCCAAAATCGGTAGCAATGTTGTATTCAGAACATCTAGCTAGGCTTTTGGGTCCATCAGTTAAATCAATAGTCCGTTTTTTCAGTCCTTTTATCTGGGTTCTTAACCAGTCAACCCACTGGCTTTTACGATTGTTTGGAGTTGAATATACAGGTCAAAGTTGGCGGCCGCCAGTGACACCCGAAGAATTACAATTAATTATCTCTACAGAACGGGAATCTTCAGGTTTAGAAAATGCCGAACGAGAATTATTAAATAATGTTTTTGAGTTTGGGGATATTACCGCTGAAGACATCATGATTCCTCGGACTAGTATTATTGGTATTCCCATAACTGCCAGTTTTCATACATTACTTGAGGAAATAGCATCTACTGGCCACTCTCGGTATCCTATCATTGGCGAATCGTTAGACGATATTCGGGGAATAGTTTATTTTCAAGATTTAGCACCACCTTTAGCTTTAGGAAAAATCACCCCAGAGACAGAAATTCAACCGTGGATGCGTCCGCCCCGATTTGTACCAGAACAAACTCTTTTAAGTGAACTTTTGCCAATGATGCAGCAAGAGAAACCCGCTATGGTGATGGTAGTTAATGAATTTGGGGGAACTGTAGGACTGGTAACTATTCAAGATATTATTGCTGAGATTATTGGTCATGCAGGTGAACTTGACAGCAGCAATGATTTACTGATCCAAATGGTAGACCAACAGACGTTTTTAATTCAAGCGCAAATTAATTTAGAAGAAGTTAATCAAGTCTTACATCTCAATTTACCCTTAACTAGAGAATATCAAACTTTGGGGGGATTTTTGCTTTATCAATGTCAAAAAATTCCGAATAAGGGTGAAATATTTAATTATGACAATCTTGAATTTACTGTTATATCGGTTTTTGGTCCACGTCTTCACCAAATTCAAATTAGGGTTTTAGATTCTTAG
- a CDS encoding DUF3368 domain-containing protein, producing MTVICNATPLINFAAINRLDILKEVFGQVIIPQAVYDETTVSGFFWSQFILQAVTSEWLQVRTISNIDPIISPELDDGEREAIALTLEMGIHKILLDERDARKVAQSIGLRLIGTLGILLLAKEKHIIPEIKPLLDAMIDVAQYWVNQNLYEQVLRQTGEL from the coding sequence GTGACTGTTATTTGTAATGCTACACCTCTAATTAACTTTGCTGCTATCAATCGTCTAGATATTTTGAAGGAGGTGTTTGGACAAGTTATAATTCCCCAAGCTGTTTATGATGAAACAACAGTTTCAGGATTTTTTTGGTCACAATTTATTTTACAAGCAGTTACTTCTGAATGGCTACAAGTTCGCACTATCTCAAATATAGACCCTATTATTTCCCCCGAACTAGATGATGGAGAACGAGAAGCTATTGCTTTAACTCTTGAAATGGGTATACATAAAATTCTCTTAGATGAACGGGATGCTCGTAAAGTAGCTCAAAGTATAGGATTACGATTAATTGGTACTCTTGGTATTCTTTTATTAGCCAAAGAAAAACATATTATTCCTGAAATAAAACCGTTACTTGATGCGATGATTGATGTGGCTCAATATTGGGTAAATCAGAATCTGTATGAACAAGTTCTAAGGCAGACAGGAGAGCTATAA
- a CDS encoding UPF0175 family protein: MSSINLQLSPDSLSQGESAIRQDLALQLYAQNIFTFGQARRLANLSVWEFQQLLGQRKIERHYNEFDLLEDVKTIQEGF, from the coding sequence GTGAGTTCGATTAATTTACAATTATCACCTGATTCTTTAAGTCAGGGTGAGTCGGCTATTCGTCAGGATTTAGCTTTACAGTTATATGCACAGAATATTTTTACTTTTGGTCAAGCGCGACGTTTGGCTAATTTATCTGTTTGGGAATTTCAGCAGCTTTTAGGACAAAGGAAAATTGAACGACATTATAATGAATTTGATTTATTGGAAGATGTTAAGACTATTCAAGAAGGTTTTTAA
- a CDS encoding type II toxin-antitoxin system VapC family toxin: protein MKYILDTNIVSELIAKQPNKQVIEWLQRLDPENLFLSVITMGEIRKGIEKLPESLRKKNIQAWFENELLMGFEERILTIDLSVILLWGELLGELEKKGRKLPPLDSLIAATTKYHSYTLVTRNTKDFKGIDILVFNPFEN, encoded by the coding sequence ATGAAATATATTTTAGATACAAATATTGTCTCTGAATTGATCGCTAAACAACCTAATAAACAAGTAATTGAGTGGCTTCAAAGATTAGATCCCGAAAATCTTTTTCTGAGTGTAATCACTATGGGAGAAATTAGAAAAGGAATTGAAAAACTTCCTGAATCTTTACGAAAAAAGAATATTCAAGCATGGTTTGAGAATGAATTATTGATGGGATTTGAGGAAAGAATTTTAACCATAGACTTATCAGTAATTTTATTATGGGGAGAATTACTAGGAGAATTAGAGAAAAAAGGCAGAAAGTTACCACCATTAGATTCTCTGATTGCTGCTACAACCAAATATCATAGCTATACTTTAGTTACTCGTAATACAAAAGATTTTAAAGGAATAGACATTTTAGTTTTTAATCCTTTTGAAAACTGA